TCGTCTTGTCCATATTGGCAATGGcttccttcttggcctGTATTTTATCTTCCAAGTTTCTCTCCCATTTATGCATCTTGTGGTTCAACACGCCTCTCATCCAGTTCTTGTTGTCGTACTTGTCGTCATAGAACTTCTTGGGCAATGGAGGTAACAAGTCGTGCACACCGAACTTGTAagccaacttgaacaaatcagCTGATCTTCTCAAAGAATACTTGGATCCTTGCCATCTGCCAGTTTCCgggtttttgtttggtaaAAACGGGTTCATGGCCGGGTCATTTATCGTCGATGGTTTCTCTGCATACGAGGCAAATGGTCTTGGTGGGTACTTGATAAAGAAGGTATGAAGCTTCTGTGGAAGTTTTGAAAACGCTTCTTTGGCCGTTAATGACATTGGTGAATTcagtttttcaacttcaaatttttttctcacACATTTCTCATTTTCACTACAAGCACAAACTATCATTAAGTCGTCTCAACATTCAATAACTAAATTATCAAAAAATTATTAATTCTATATTCAACTTCGGTAGCCTACTCGGGCCCGTCAATCATGCATTTGACTGCACCATTCCCAGCGGCAACCTCTTCGTATGCCTTGATGGCATCTTTAAAGGAGTATCTGTGGGtaatcaacttttcaaagtccacAATGACGTTTTCCTTTCCATTTCTATAgttcttttccaacaacGCAACAGCCGTCTTATAGTCGTTGTAGCCGTATCTGAACGACCCGAACAACTGCAATTCcttggttgcaaattcGGTAATGGGAAACTTAACGTACCCTTGCGCATTACCAACTTGCACAAACCGACCACCAGTAGCCAATGCTAAAACACCCATTTGGATACACACCTCTGCACCCGTACACTCCAACACAACAGTTGGAGACTTGCCCAATTTCTTAACCAATTGGGTGTAGCCACCTTCAgtcttggagttgaacaCGTGAGTGGCTGCACCGATATCCTTGGCCATTTGCAACTTATTGTCGAAAATATCAACCACACACACAGCCGAGGCGCCAAAAACAGTAGCAACACTGGCTGCTAACAACCCGACAGGACCAGCACCAAAAATAACCAccacatcaccaaacttaACGTTGGCTAACTTGGAAGCATGGACTCCCACTGTCAAAGGCTCAACCAAAGCACCCAATTCCAAAGACACAGTTTCGGGcaacttgaccaaaaagTCTTCGGGACACTTGTAGTACTTGCACAAGGTTCCTGGCGGGTTGGGAGTTCCTTCAGGAGCTGgggtggctgcaaaacaCATGTGTGGACACAAGTTGTAGTGTCCACTTTTGTATTCGTCACTGAATCTAGAAGGTAAACCAGGCTCAATTGCAACCCTGTCACCGACCTTCAAACTGGTGACTTTGGGGCCAATCTTACTGACAATTCCCGAACTTTCGTGGCCCATGACCATGGGCTTGTTCAACTTAAAAGAACCGATTTCTCCGTGTAAGTAGTAGTGGACATCAGAACCACAGATACCAGTTTTTTTAACTTCGACCAACACGTCGAAGTCCTCGGTGGCCTCAGGGGCTTGGTGGGTTTGGAATTCGAGGTTCTTGATCTCGTTCAACACTAAGGAAGGATTGGACACCATTTTTGTTAGggaaattttcaaaaagtgAGCAGTCGATGTATTTATATTGTTTCCCCATATTACCAAAAATCTCTCCGATCGGAAAAATCACCGCAACAATAATGTCACGTTATCCAAATGAGAGTGGGGGGTGGGGGTTTGCCTATTTTAACGTGGGTGTATGGGGCGGATTTCtatgggtgtatgggtcagacTGGTTAGAGAGTGTCCATTCATGGGTTTAGAACAAATTCTGGGGAAGGTCTTATGTTAGTAGCtagttgtttttggatggGCAAAGTGAATGAGGAAAGTGCTTGTGGAGATTGTTGTAATTGTGGGCACTCAAATTTTGAATCCAATCTTCTCAGGATCAATTCCTAAGAATCGCAAATTTCAGCAGATTCTTCAGAGTTCCCTAATGTGTACCCAAAACTACAGTTCTACGTTCAGCTCTAATATTCTTGTATTTTTATGTTATAGATAGTAACCGTTGCATGCAATTGAATTATTTGGCAATAGTTTGCAAAGCTTCCAAAACTTCCAACTCAATGGAAGCTTCAGCAGCCTCAACTTCATCGGAAGAACTGGCTCTCTTCTGGGCGTCGgaaatcaagttcttcacTTCATTGACATCGAACTGGTCAGGCTTGAAAGCTTCAATAGCACTTATGGTCAATTTGTTACCGGGTTGAACGGTAGCAATACCTCCACTGACAAAGTATTGTTCGGTTTCACCACCCTTAGAAATGATTTCCAACAATCCGGGTCTCAATTGTTCGACGATAGGAATATGGTTGGCCAAAATACCCAAATCACCATTGACTGATGGTAAGTTGACTTGTTCGACTTCGCTGTCTGAGTATAATGTTTGGTGAGGCAAGGCCAACGATAACTTCAAAGCATCGGAGGTAGCTTCGGTGGCATAGGTTCTTCTGGCAACAGAGGCTGATTGTCTGGCAACTTGACGTAAGGTTTGTCTGAACATCGTGATGATTAAACTCGTTGGTACCTGTGTTGTTGGAATAAAAGTTTCGGCTTTCTctaaatttttcaagagtGCGAGTACGAGCCAATTTTACAATTTAATTGGTTGGCGTCGACTGCCGCATTGGGAAGGTGGTGTGGCGATATCGGTTCATGCTTATATTATAGTACGCTATTGTTATACTGATCCCCCATTAGTCATTGCCAGCAAATTGATTAAGGAAATTATCCACATCGaagtcttcttcaaaggtgTTACCATCAGGAGGGTTGATGTCGTCGGTAGGGTCCAACAAGCTCATGTTTAACCCATCTAGAATCAGATCATTATTGCCCAAGATATTATTCACATCTAGATCAAGGTCAGGTTTGTTCTTATCATCGTTATTATTGTTACCACTATCGTTGTGGTCACTGGAACCCTTGTTATCCGAGCCGCCCATGTTGTTTTCGAGACCGTCCATTAAATCGGGATAGTTGATGGACGACAAAATGTCGGTGGGATTAGGTATGTCAAGTCCACTATTAATGTTATTGTTGTCATCGCCATTGGAGTTACCCTGCTGACCGTCACCACTTTCAATGATATCGTTCATGTTGAAGTCGAAGTCGGTAGCAATAAAGTCATCAAATAGAGCTTTGTCCTGGTTGGCCTGCTCTTGTGCGGCGGCTGCTTCCGCTTGtctctttctctcttcttcgtcttcttgCTCCTTTCGTTTTTTGCGGtccttttcttgttcttccaaCCGTTTGCGATCCTCCTCCTGCTGTCGCTTCCGCTCGGCCTCTTTTTTGCGgtcctcttcttcttttagTTTCCTCTGCTCTTCCATCTTTTTGCGgatttcctcttcttttttacgttcttcttccttaAGCTTAAGCTCCTCCTGCTTCTGTTTACTTTCCAAGATCTGCTCCACACACCATTTGGCgtcgttgaacttggcaATAGTATCGTCCAAAATGTCTTCAAACCGACTTATACTATTTCCCAACTGCGCCGTTACAATGGGAGGAATTAGCTGATTATTGCTGCCAGTTATGAGGTTGCTCtgtttcttgtttttgttgatgatctcGAAAATATACCCCGATGAGCGTAGGATGTCGTTGAGCGactcattcaacttggtcTCGAGGTTCATTGGTATTTAATTATAAGTTGGTTAGGGTTTTACTCGACTATGACCACCCGCACCGCTTGCCTATCAAGTGCGTGCGCGGACGGGTTTGCGCGCCAAAGTTCTGCTCGTGCATCCCTAGCGATAGACGCGCGACCGCGACCTTTATTCTTCAGTTGTTTATTCACCCTCTTTAATACTTGTTACAACCTTCAACATGTACACAAGCAAGCTTCAGGAGGGCCCGCTAGCGCCGGTGTGGATGGCAGCCAACTATGAGAAGAAGCTCACCAAGCAGCAGCTTCTCAACACAAACCTCATCACTTCCACTACCCTCTTGAATCAACCCATATCCTCATCAGAAAACATCACTTTACGGTTATCGGGTCAGCTTTTGTTAGGGATCGTGAGAATATATTCCAGGAAGACAAAGTATCTTTTGGATGATGCCAATGACattcttttcaagttgaaaaatgcCTTCAAGTTTGCTAGTGGAGGAGTACTCTTGGGCAGCGAGACCGGCCACAGACACCAGAATATCAATGCGGGTCGCAGCACCATCACTAACATCGGCAGTATAACCTTGCCGGACCGGGTCACGCGGTACGACTTATTGTACCAAGAAAGCCTCTCTTTGGACGATGTAAACCACAGAAGATCCACTGGTGACCCATTTTCGTTGTTTAGCCAGAAAGAAGTGAGTGTTTCCCACGATGGAGACCTTGATCATTCAGTTGAATATGGAAGATTCAATGGACTTGAtaatgacgatgatgataataTGATGCATGATGATCTTGATTTCGATTTGGACTTTAATAATTTCGATGCTGATGATTCCATCGAAGtgggaagaagagagaCTTCGGTAACAAATCCAGAGCTTTCTTCGTTCGATATAGACACTGGTGACTCTGGGAACAAGTTTGGGTTGGAGTTTGATGCTCCTTTAGAGACAATTGATGAGAACGAAGCGAACTCTCCTCCCGATAGTAACGAACCTGTTACTCCTTCAAATGAATCGACGTTACCCGTAAAGGAGCCTGTTCATCGTCGTAAGTTGGTGGGAATAACAGAAGATGGTGTTTTGAAGACCAATAAGAGAAAGATTCAGGTGGATTCTgaagagaagttgaacagTGGGATaacaattgaagaattgaaacaTTTACAATACTTGCAATTGAATGGCGACTGGCGTAAAGAGTCTGCAATTTTCAGGTTGTCTGACAATGACAAGTTACTTCTCATTAAAGAACTTTCCGAACCAGCTGGGTTTAAAAAAAGAAAGATATGGGATTTGAACACTGAATTGACTAGGTTGTGCAATGACGTGAGTACCAAAGAAACTAATGCTTTGGATACTATTGGCAACTTCGATCAACTCAACGAAGAAGACCAATTTCAAGGCAGTTTCgatgacttcaactttgatCTTTCATTACCGGAGTTTGGAAACGAAGAGGGTAACGAAATTGACTTCGATGAACAATTTCCCCAGCTTCAACTCGATAATGAAGCAGCTTCATCCACTAAACAAATTgtggacttgatcaaatctgAGAATACAAATCAAGCCATTCCCTTTGAGACAATTATAGAGAGAGACAGCTCATGCTCCGAACCATTACCTCTAGGAACCATCAAAAGAGGCAACTCAAACGTGTTGAACATGAAGAAAGAAGCCTCCAAGTGTTTTTTTGAATTGTTAGCATTAGCTTCCCGTGATTGCATTTCGATCCAACAACATCCTGGAGACACTGACACAGATATTGCGAAGAATATCACCATATCTACAAGAGACAATCTTTTCACGGCTTTCACTTGAACCAAATTGATAGAACAAGCGGCCATTTCCGTAGTTATTTCATTAATGTATATTAGACTATTTCATGAATTGTATCGTTATTGTTTCCTTTCGTAATAAAGTTTGTATCCAATATCAAAACTGAAAGGATGCCATCAGAAGACCCCATATAAAAAAtatttccttctttttcGAAGTTTCCTGAGGTCGGGTGGTTTGAAGATGGCCTTCTCAAAGAGAATAATGGAGATCTAGTATTGACATTCAAATCCCAGAAGTCTATCACCGTTGTTAAtttatcttcaagttcgTCAAACAATCCAAAAGTAACAAATTGGAATTGTGTAGTCGGGCGTTTGAATAGTCCTAATACCATATAATCCGTAGCTATCTTCAATATTTTCTTAtggttgttcaagatgtAGATGTTTGAGTCATAGCATGTCAAGGCTGTTAAAGACGAGTCGTCTTTGTAGCCGATATTCGTCATAGATCCCACTATTTTGGTTTCAATAGTAGATTTGATGTATCCAAGTTTGCTATCATTGATAAGTTGATGCACACCATGTGTCTCAGTACTAATGATCATCaggttcaagaacttgtgATCTTTCAACACATTTTTATCGCCGTTTTCAAGCAAAATGGCATGTTTTATTGATTTAAAGGGTTGTTCAAGTATCCCTAAAGATTCCTCTGTATTATTCGGTAAAGAAACCCCTTCAAATTGTGGATACTCCAAGAAATTGGTAGACCAAACATTTATCAAGCCTTCCAAGCAAGTGGTAATGAATGTGTTGGGCTCTGTGGAGATTTGTGAAATGGATGTGATGGGAACTTTATGTAAATTGCCATTAGAATAGTCACTAGGGCTCATTAAAGTGGGAAGAATCACAGCATCTTCTCCCGAGGATTCAGCAAGTTCCCATATTACCACCCTACCATTCGTTAGCCCTCCGATAACTTTCAGAGGAGAAAACTCATCAAATTTGATACAGTTGATAGGAGACAAGCTAGCAAGAAACTTCATTGGAATGACTTTACCGTTTAGATTTCGATATATAACCGCAAACCCTGGAAATTCCTCTAATTCGTtgttattgaagttgaccaaaaactcgtttggggttgttgataCTTCAATAGATATTGGTACGCGGTTCTTAATGGCATGGACTTCTGTTGTCACAAAAATTAAACCTTTCTCTTCATCTGTTTGTATAGCCGGAGAGTCTACACTTGGCTCGATTGAAGTAGCCAAGACTTCATGCAACAAAGTGACCGCACTTTTGAGCAGACTGTGTAAGTCCTTTTCATTAACGTTGAGGTCCAACAAAATACTATCTAAGGACTCTTTTTGAGTGGCATCTTTCACTTCAATTAAACTAGTTTGTACCGGATGATTTGGTGTACTGTTGACAGTTTGGACTGCCTTGTCAAACTTCGTGATCTCCAATGAATTTATAGTTGAAGTTGCGTTTGATCTAAATGGACTGTCTGATTGAGTTTGTACAGATGCATCCACTCGTATAACTTTTGATatagcttcttctttgacaGCATTATCAGCATATTTTTCATCGTTGTTGGCAAGCCTACGCTGCCGTAATTCCTCCAATCGTTTCCTTTTCTGTTCTAGTATCGACTGTCGGTCCATTGGAAGCTATTCAGTTTATCGCgtttttttgttttttaTACCACTAACCATGGAAGTCGATGATATTCTCAGAAACTTCGACACCGAAGTTGGTCAACGCTCCCAGAAACCCAAGGTTGACTTGTACACTCTGCTATCGCGTGTTATGTTGAATGAGAGAATGGCTCCAGAAATTCTACCTTACCAGAAAGATCTACTAGATGAGGTATTGTCCAGGATCACCAACCAGCAACAACTCTTGCTTGATTCTCATGAATACGGAGACGTGAATATCGACTCAGGAATCATTACTAGTGACTATAAATTGCagttgatgataatggaAACTGATATCGAGAGGTTAAGTTATTTAGTAAGACTTTATTTGAGAGTTAGGCTTTCAAAGCTTGAAACCTTCACCATTCACTATATCAGACTTACGGGAGAACGTGATGACACGAAAGCAACTCTTCTATCAGATGAAGAACAAGAGTACTTGACGAAGTACATGGGTCTCTTACAGAGTCTTTACAATAATTCTATATTAAAAAAAATCCCCAGAGAATTAACCTACTTGGATGAGGTTGAATCAGATATCTCAATGGTTACCACGCCCGATGTGGATGAGATGGTATTTATCAAGGTGCTTCGAGATGAGACTATCACAATTcctcttgaagatgaagatgaattacagttggagaaagatgcggtgtttgtggtgaaaTATGGTCTAATTAGTGGATATTTGaacattggtgatgttatATTGATATGACCTCCTAGAAAAGAAGTTCATTACAGCCCCCAGGGCATTCTAGGTTTTGTCCGTCAACAAACCATTCTCTTAGACATCCAAAGTGTCCTCTGTGTCCACAATTTAAACTGACAACTACATTCAACCCCTGACATGGTTCATTACAATAAACACAATTCAGTTGCTTACTCTTACACTGCTCGCAGTACCAGTATCCAAAAACTTTTGTGTTTCCTTGGTTGAATTTCATCTTAGCTTCTTCATTGACAATTAAGCTGTTACAATTTTGGCAATATAACTTCAAGGTGTCGGTGTGATATAATGTAAGGAGTTTTTCTTGTAACTCTCTGGGAGAATCATTAAGAATATTCATAGCATTAACATACAatctttttttttgaagaatctcGATGTAGAGAGACAACCACTCTAAACAATAGTTGTTTTTGAGAAACCTTAGTCCCAACGATTTGGTAAAGGGGAAAAACAATAAACATAAGGTAGAGCAGAATATAACGTCCCCTTGTAAAGTCGCATGCTCCAAAGccttttgcaacaatttAGTTATAGTCCATGGTACCTCTAGGTAATTGCTATCTTTAGGTTTCTCTTTGATGC
Above is a window of Yamadazyma tenuis chromosome 1, complete sequence DNA encoding:
- the MCD1 gene encoding sister chromatid cohesion protein 1 (BUSCO:EOG0926115V; COG:D; EggNog:ENOG503NXWB), which produces MYTSKLQEGPLAPVWMAANYEKKLTKQQLLNTNLITSTTLLNQPISSSENITLRLSGQLLLGIVRIYSRKTKYLLDDANDILFKLKNAFKFASGGVLLGSETGHRHQNINAGRSTITNIGSITLPDRVTRYDLLYQESLSLDDVNHRRSTGDPFSLFSQKEVSVSHDGDLDHSVEYGRFNGLDNDDDDNMMHDDLDFDLDFNNFDADDSIEVGRRETSVTNPELSSFDIDTGDSGNKFGLEFDAPLETIDENEANSPPDSNEPVTPSNESTLPVKEPVDSEEKLNSGITIEELKHLQYLQLNGDWRKESAIFRLSDNDKLLLIKELSEPAGFKKRKIWDLNTELTRLCNDVSTKETNALDTIGNFDQLNEEDQFQGSFDDFNFDLSLPEFGNEEGNEIDFDEQFPQLQLDNEAASSTKQIVDLIKSENTNQAIPFETIIERDSSCSEPLPLGTIKRGNSNVLNMKKEASKCFFELLALASRDCISIQQHPGDTDTDIAKNITISTRDNLFTAFT
- the XYL2 gene encoding Endo-1,4-beta-xylanase 2 (EggNog:ENOG503NU8H; COG:Q) produces the protein MVSNPSLVLNEIKNLEFQTHQAPEATEDFDVLVEVKKTGICGSDVHYYLHGEIGSFKLNKPMVMGHESSGIVSKIGPKVTSLKVGDRVAIEPGLPSRFSDEYKSGHYNLCPHMCFAATPAPEGTPNPPGTLCKYYKCPEDFLVKLPETVSLELGALVEPLTVGVHASKLANVKFGDVVVIFGAGPVGLLAASVATVFGASAVCVVDIFDNKLQMAKDIGAATHVFNSKTEGGYTQLVKKLGKSPTVVLECTGAEVCIQMGVLALATGGRFVQVGNAQGYVKFPITEFATKELQLFGSFRYGYNDYKTAVALLEKNYRNGKENVIVDFEKLITHRYSFKDAIKAYEEVAAGNGAVKCMIDGPE
- a CDS encoding uncharacterized protein (COG:S; EggNog:ENOG503P7XM); the encoded protein is MNLETKLNESLNDILRSSGYIFEIINKNKKQSNLITGSNNQLIPPIVTAQLGNSISRFEDILDDTIAKFNDAKWCVEQILESKQKQEELKLKEEERKKEEEIRKKMEEQRKLKEEEDRKKEAERKRQQEEDRKRLEEQEKDRKKRKEQEDEEERKRQAEAAAAQEQANQDKALFDDFIATDFDFNMNDIIESGDGQQGNSNGDDNNNINSGLDIPNPTDILSSINYPDLMDGLENNMGGSDNKGSSDHNDSGNNNNDDKNKPDLDLDVNNILGNNDSILDGLNMSLLDPTDDINPPDGNTFEEDFDVDNFLNQFAGND
- the ATP16 gene encoding delta subunit of the central stalk of mitochondrial F1F0 ATP synthase, atp16 (COG:C; EggNog:ENOG503P4TA; BUSCO:EOG092657H8) translates to MFRQTLRQVARQSASVARRTYATEATSDALKLSLALPHQTLYSDSEVEQVNLPSVNGDLGILANHIPIVEQLRPGLLEIISKGGETEQYFVSGGIATVQPGNKLTISAIEAFKPDQFDVNEVKNLISDAQKRASSSDEVEAAEASIELEVLEALQTIAK
- the SLD5 gene encoding GINS complex subunit (BUSCO:EOG09264VZ7; COG:L; EggNog:ENOG503NXNA) is translated as MEVDDILRNFDTEVGQRSQKPKVDLYTSLSRVMLNERMAPEILPYQKDLLDEVLSRITNQQQLLLDSHEYGDVNIDSGIITSDYKLQLMIMETDIERLIRLSKLETFTIHYIRLTGERDDTKATLLSDEEQEYLTKYMGLLQSLYNNSILKKIPRELTYLDEVESDISMVTTPDVDEMVFIKVLRDETITIPLEDEDELQLEKDAVFVVKYGLISGYLNIGDVILI
- the MRPL25 gene encoding mitochondrial 54S ribosomal protein mL59 (EggNog:ENOG503P3JN; COG:J), translating into MSLTAKEAFSKLPQKLHTFFIKYPPRPFASYAEKPSTINDPAMNPFLPNKNPETGRWQGSKYSLRRSADLFKLAYKFGVHDLLPPLPKKFYDDKYDNKNWMRGVLNHKMHKWERNLEDKIQAKKEAIANMDKTIVEARPSYKKQLHKRQSRKRTWW
- a CDS encoding uncharacterized protein (EggNog:ENOG503NWED; COG:Z), whose protein sequence is MDRQSILEQKRKRLEELRQRRLANNDEKYADNAVKEEAISKVIRVDASVQTQSDSPFRSNATSTINSLEITKFDKAVQTVNSTPNHPVQTSLIEVKDATQKESLDSILLDLNVNEKDLHSSLKSAVTLLHEVLATSIEPSVDSPAIQTDEEKGLIFVTTEVHAIKNRVPISIEVSTTPNEFLVNFNNNELEEFPGFAVIYRNLNGKVIPMKFLASLSPINCIKFDEFSPSKVIGGLTNGRVVIWELAESSGEDAVILPTLMSPSDYSNGNLHKVPITSISQISTEPNTFITTCLEGLINVWSTNFLEYPQFEGVSLPNNTEESLGILEQPFKSIKHAILLENGDKNVLKDHKFLNSMIISTETHGVHQLINDSKLGYIKSTIETKIVGSMTNIGYKDDSSLTALTCYDSNIYILNNHKKILKIATDYMVLGLFKRPTTQFQFVTFGLFDELEDKLTTVIDFWDLNVNTRSPLFSLRRPSSNHPTSGNFEKEGNIFYMGSSDGILSVLILDTNFITKGNNNDTIHEIV